Proteins found in one Haloferax litoreum genomic segment:
- a CDS encoding CheF family chemotaxis protein: MKPGEHKLGDTRGRFLQVIKNGREIHDVDWTSGRILLSNRRLILAGTAGKRTIELSAIEKLGGRFDVNQRIATVSDYFSIHIPSGVVLLAPVDYDEFEIDFFGALLNSKQFLARHPAVAGGVVQNTEWEKARLKVEEEAVSMATVGGKFVEIRLDDIGAIKTGERKVVDDVRSLIEVEHSDDEGTSLQTYISGPDRAITFLYSLLREGEELSETSIELSETDKQVLTALYSGVAPFDIPDFLGLDVDQVEELFERLIDHNVVEEVRIRHEVQLNARGRNIASEAINEQ; this comes from the coding sequence ATGAAACCCGGTGAACACAAACTTGGAGACACTCGCGGCCGCTTCCTCCAGGTTATCAAGAACGGCCGGGAGATACACGACGTCGATTGGACGAGTGGGCGCATTCTGCTGTCGAACAGACGACTCATCCTCGCTGGGACGGCAGGGAAGCGAACGATAGAGTTGAGCGCAATCGAGAAACTCGGCGGGCGGTTCGACGTCAATCAGCGAATCGCGACGGTCTCTGATTACTTCAGCATCCACATCCCGTCTGGTGTCGTCCTCCTCGCACCGGTCGACTACGACGAGTTCGAAATCGACTTTTTCGGTGCGTTGCTCAACTCGAAACAGTTCCTCGCTCGACACCCGGCAGTCGCCGGTGGTGTCGTCCAGAACACCGAGTGGGAGAAGGCCCGACTGAAGGTCGAAGAAGAGGCCGTGAGTATGGCGACTGTCGGCGGAAAGTTCGTCGAGATTCGCCTCGACGACATCGGCGCAATCAAGACTGGTGAACGGAAGGTCGTCGACGACGTTCGGAGCCTCATCGAAGTCGAACACTCCGACGACGAAGGGACGAGTCTCCAGACGTACATCTCCGGGCCGGACAGGGCGATTACGTTCCTCTACTCGCTCTTGCGCGAAGGTGAGGAACTCTCAGAGACCTCTATCGAGTTGAGCGAGACGGACAAACAGGTTCTCACCGCGCTCTACTCCGGGGTTGCACCGTTCGACATCCCCGACTTCCTCGGCCTCGACGTAGACCAAGTCGAGGAACTCTTCGAACGCCTCATCGACCACAACGTCGTCGAAGAGGTCCGTATCCGACACGAGGTTCAACTCAACGCTCGTGGCCGTAACATCGCTTCGGAAGCCATCAACGAGCAGTAA
- a CDS encoding CheF family chemotaxis protein encodes MVENARARTPEGGDVAESDLLQAYRRQKSEPEDEREQAEREKSKQRQQRRTANGESIVVDFVASFVAGGNASFEPVKGRVLMSQRRLILATSKSKTDIPITSIFDIAVGQVPPEVEEFFDYTVMVGYIIGSQRRTTVIGGDRETIEKFTLLLFRAVLNGSEAQVTHPARIGGRVMDTPRRPTGLHLDYEAVTFPDDDGPLTEDGDPFHIDLASVIFFEVLERTVDDEKRLVLSVQHVEQGRTVTSEISLKSRRKMNILGRYLRLVYHWIKSNVRDVEVTEQGLEVLVGLYSAGEMAAEVDFSELLGVEEAVLDEALETLNDEELIEDDSLPTSLTPQGRFVVNEEIEDVNV; translated from the coding sequence ATGGTCGAAAATGCTCGCGCGCGAACGCCCGAGGGAGGTGACGTTGCAGAGAGTGACCTGCTGCAAGCGTACCGCCGCCAGAAGTCGGAACCCGAGGACGAACGCGAGCAGGCAGAACGCGAGAAGTCTAAGCAGCGCCAACAACGGCGCACCGCCAACGGAGAGTCCATCGTCGTGGACTTCGTCGCGAGTTTCGTCGCCGGGGGCAACGCCTCGTTCGAACCCGTCAAGGGCCGTGTCCTGATGAGTCAGCGCAGACTCATCCTCGCCACCTCGAAGTCGAAGACAGACATCCCGATTACGTCCATCTTCGACATCGCCGTCGGGCAGGTCCCCCCGGAAGTCGAGGAGTTCTTCGACTACACCGTGATGGTCGGGTACATCATCGGGAGTCAGCGACGGACCACCGTCATCGGCGGCGATAGAGAGACTATCGAGAAGTTCACTTTGCTCTTGTTCCGCGCCGTCCTCAACGGGTCAGAGGCGCAGGTCACGCACCCCGCCCGAATCGGTGGGCGCGTCATGGACACGCCGCGTCGCCCGACCGGACTTCACCTCGATTACGAGGCAGTCACGTTCCCCGACGACGACGGCCCACTCACGGAAGACGGCGACCCGTTCCACATCGACCTCGCGAGCGTCATCTTCTTCGAGGTGCTCGAACGGACCGTCGACGACGAAAAACGCCTCGTCCTCTCGGTGCAACACGTCGAGCAGGGGCGAACGGTCACGTCGGAGATTTCTCTCAAATCACGGCGGAAGATGAACATCCTCGGGCGGTACCTCCGACTCGTCTACCACTGGATCAAGTCCAACGTCCGCGACGTGGAAGTCACAGAACAGGGCCTCGAAGTTCTCGTCGGCCTCTACTCTGCGGGTGAGATGGCCGCAGAAGTGGACTTCAGTGAACTCCTTGGCGTCGAGGAAGCGGTCCTCGACGAGGCACTGGAGACGCTCAACGACGAGGAACTCATCGAGGACGACTCGCTTCCGACGTCGCTCACGCCGCAAGGCCGCTTCGTCGTGAACGAAGAGATAGAAGACGTGAACGTCTAA
- the flaJ gene encoding archaellar assembly protein FlaJ translates to MSGETSASVQAVQVRDFVSDVIESYEKMPMELSRYLLLVLGPSIVFFFISIAGTIALPLPILVRIPIFMLGALLLGGAVLYPRLLVEQTRRSLENQIHLLITHMTVLSTTNIDRVAVFRTLAREEEYGELATEMNRIVQLVDAWNQSLDDACVRRAREVPSKPLSDFLDRLAYAINAGQSIDDFLLGEQNAMIQKYITVYESALGNLEVMKDLYLSMILSMTFAIINAIVLPILTGTDATMTIGAVIVLFVFVQMGFYFVIRTMSPYDPLWFHQREYRTKADRQIDITLYGAVGLSIVMVFVLAMGTFNLTIVGEIVRPIMVDLPIPLLISTPLTPLAVPGIVARRHEKRIGERDEEYPGFIRALGASETAKQSTTTAVLETLRKKDFGVLSREIGRLHTRLRMRLDPDRSWFFFTAETNSYLIQKFSEMYNVGRSMGGKPKVLGELISRNMNEIIKLRRQRKQSTITLIGVLYGITASASFAFFIGLEVVEILASFSTQMNLDSLQFGTLIYAGVYDVPFIEYMLTLIILFNALLSSLMIRMVDGGHKANAYLHFVALVWVGSLMAVATSSLAGALISI, encoded by the coding sequence ATGTCTGGGGAAACGAGTGCATCGGTGCAAGCGGTTCAGGTTCGAGACTTCGTCAGCGACGTCATCGAGTCGTACGAGAAGATGCCGATGGAACTCTCCCGGTACCTCTTGTTGGTGCTGGGTCCGTCCATCGTGTTTTTCTTCATCTCTATCGCGGGCACGATTGCACTTCCGCTCCCCATCCTCGTTCGCATCCCTATCTTCATGCTAGGGGCACTGCTCCTCGGTGGCGCAGTGCTGTATCCACGACTCCTCGTCGAGCAGACGAGGCGAAGCCTCGAAAACCAGATTCACCTGCTCATCACGCACATGACGGTCCTTTCGACCACGAACATCGACCGTGTGGCCGTCTTCCGTACCCTCGCGCGCGAAGAAGAGTACGGCGAACTGGCGACGGAGATGAACCGCATCGTCCAGTTGGTCGACGCGTGGAACCAGTCGCTCGACGACGCCTGTGTGCGTCGGGCGCGTGAGGTCCCGTCGAAACCGCTTTCAGACTTCCTCGACCGTCTCGCGTACGCAATCAACGCCGGGCAGAGCATCGACGACTTCCTGCTCGGCGAGCAGAACGCGATGATTCAAAAGTACATCACCGTCTACGAGAGTGCACTCGGGAACCTCGAGGTCATGAAAGACCTCTATCTCTCGATGATTCTCTCGATGACGTTCGCTATTATCAACGCCATCGTCCTCCCCATCCTGACCGGGACGGACGCGACGATGACGATTGGTGCAGTCATCGTGCTGTTCGTCTTCGTGCAGATGGGGTTCTACTTCGTCATTCGGACGATGTCCCCGTACGACCCACTGTGGTTCCACCAGCGTGAGTACCGGACGAAGGCGGACCGACAAATCGACATCACGTTGTACGGTGCCGTTGGCCTCTCTATCGTGATGGTGTTCGTGCTGGCGATGGGGACGTTCAACCTGACTATCGTCGGCGAAATCGTCCGGCCAATCATGGTCGACCTGCCGATTCCACTCCTCATCTCGACCCCACTGACGCCACTGGCCGTCCCCGGTATCGTCGCCCGTCGTCACGAGAAACGCATCGGCGAACGTGACGAGGAGTACCCGGGGTTCATTCGTGCGCTGGGTGCGTCCGAGACGGCAAAACAGAGTACGACCACCGCTGTCTTGGAGACTCTGCGGAAGAAGGACTTCGGCGTCCTCTCGCGTGAGATTGGTCGTCTGCACACCAGACTCCGGATGCGTCTCGACCCAGACAGGTCGTGGTTCTTCTTCACCGCCGAGACGAACTCGTACCTCATCCAGAAGTTCAGTGAGATGTACAACGTCGGGCGTTCGATGGGTGGGAAGCCGAAAGTCCTCGGTGAACTCATCAGTCGGAACATGAACGAGATTATCAAACTCCGTCGGCAGCGCAAGCAGTCGACGATTACGCTCATCGGTGTCCTCTACGGTATCACCGCGTCTGCGTCGTTCGCGTTCTTCATCGGCCTCGAAGTCGTGGAGATTCTGGCGTCCTTCTCGACCCAGATGAACCTCGATAGCCTCCAGTTCGGGACGCTCATCTACGCAGGCGTCTACGACGTGCCGTTCATCGAGTACATGCTCACGCTCATCATCCTGTTCAACGCCCTCCTCTCTTCGCTCATGATCCGCATGGTCGACGGTGGCCACAAAGCGAACGCGTATCTCCACTTCGTGGCACTCGTCTGGGTTGGTTCGCTCATGGCAGTCGCCACCTCGTCGCTCGCAGGAGCACTGATCAGCATATGA
- a CDS encoding type II/IV secretion system ATPase subunit produces MATEHGSARLSDDLKRLAMKWPHLRDHLKRFRQITGEFPMLVEDPGDYESRRPNIIYHLGGPVFCQIYGNFGETTKYYVIEPEMDEDELEVFARVKDKLLERSVSKPAPEESADYEERIGELLEEIVHIEGEDNGPLGSVAKRLDVVGIEVPQVTYDKIEYRLVRDIVGLGPLEPIMRDPENEDIHVIGPNQVDVDHGTFGLLETSVEFDSTEQFDNWLRNMGERIGDPVSDAHPIVDSTLPDGSRINIIYSDDVSLKGSSLTIRQGDDVPLSILQITKWGTLSPELSAYLWIALENERTVFVVGETASGKTTTLNAILSFIPQDSKIYTAEDTAEVLPPHDTWQQLLTREGRGSDSEVDMFDLVAAALRSRPDYIIVGEVRGEEGRMAFQAAQTGHPVMLTFHASDIVSMIQRFTGDPINVPETFMSNCDIALFQNRVKRGNDILRRVTSVQEIEGYSKEMGGVVTREVFYWDPVNDDIVFQGMNNSFIMEQKVATLLGYDDTRKIYEDIKFRAELIRRAIQENVLGYHEVNELIEDYYRDGTEGLPFDMARV; encoded by the coding sequence ATGGCGACCGAACACGGCTCTGCCAGACTCTCGGACGACCTCAAACGCCTCGCTATGAAGTGGCCCCACCTCCGGGACCACCTCAAGCGCTTCCGTCAGATCACGGGTGAGTTCCCGATGCTCGTCGAAGACCCCGGCGACTACGAGTCGCGGCGTCCGAACATCATCTACCACCTCGGTGGGCCCGTGTTCTGCCAAATCTACGGTAACTTCGGTGAGACGACCAAGTACTACGTCATCGAACCGGAGATGGACGAAGACGAACTCGAAGTGTTCGCGCGGGTCAAAGACAAACTGCTCGAACGCAGTGTCTCGAAGCCGGCACCCGAAGAGAGCGCCGACTACGAAGAGCGCATCGGCGAACTCCTCGAAGAGATCGTCCACATCGAAGGCGAGGATAACGGTCCACTCGGGTCGGTGGCGAAACGACTCGACGTGGTCGGTATCGAGGTTCCGCAGGTCACGTACGACAAAATCGAGTACCGACTCGTCCGCGACATCGTGGGACTCGGGCCACTCGAACCCATCATGCGCGACCCGGAGAACGAGGACATTCACGTGATTGGTCCCAACCAGGTCGACGTCGACCACGGGACGTTCGGCTTACTCGAGACCAGTGTCGAGTTCGACAGCACCGAGCAGTTCGACAACTGGCTTCGCAACATGGGTGAGCGTATCGGTGACCCTGTCTCCGACGCACACCCCATCGTGGACTCGACGCTCCCCGACGGGTCACGTATCAACATCATCTACTCCGACGACGTGTCGCTGAAAGGGTCGTCGCTTACGATTCGTCAGGGTGACGACGTTCCACTCTCCATCCTCCAGATTACGAAGTGGGGGACGCTCTCGCCCGAACTCTCGGCGTACCTCTGGATTGCACTGGAGAACGAACGGACGGTGTTCGTCGTCGGCGAGACGGCGTCGGGGAAGACCACGACGCTCAACGCCATCCTCTCGTTCATCCCGCAGGACTCGAAGATTTACACTGCAGAGGACACTGCCGAGGTGTTGCCGCCGCACGACACGTGGCAGCAACTCCTCACGCGTGAGGGCCGTGGGTCAGACTCCGAAGTCGACATGTTCGACCTGGTCGCCGCAGCACTCCGTTCTCGTCCCGACTACATCATCGTCGGGGAGGTTCGTGGTGAAGAGGGTCGGATGGCCTTCCAGGCCGCACAGACCGGCCACCCCGTCATGCTCACGTTCCACGCATCCGACATCGTGTCGATGATTCAGCGTTTCACCGGTGACCCCATCAACGTCCCCGAGACGTTCATGTCGAACTGTGACATCGCGCTGTTCCAGAACCGGGTCAAGCGCGGAAACGACATCCTCCGGCGGGTGACGAGTGTCCAAGAGATAGAGGGGTACTCGAAAGAGATGGGCGGCGTCGTCACCCGCGAGGTATTCTACTGGGACCCGGTCAACGACGACATCGTCTTCCAGGGGATGAACAACTCGTTCATCATGGAACAGAAAGTCGCGACCCTCCTCGGGTACGACGACACGCGGAAAATTTACGAGGACATCAAGTTCCGGGCGGAACTCATCCGTCGTGCGATACAGGAGAACGTCCTCGGGTACCACGAAGTGAACGAACTCATCGAGGACTACTACCGCGACGGCACCGAAGGACTGCCGTTCGATATGGCGAGGGTGTAA
- a CDS encoding ATPase domain-containing protein, with protein MSSQFSLGLSGHDRLEKELGGGMPKGAIVLIEGDYGAGKSVLSQRFSYGFCQEDTVVTLVSTELGVRGFLDQMHSLSYDVVKHLLNEEILFLQAEIDSSGALSGGQQERKQLLRRLMDAETLWDADVIIIDTFDAILRNDPQFEALVRQNEERQAALEIISFFRELTTKGKTIILTVDPSSVDEGSIGPFRSIADVYFELEMVEVGNDVRRNIFVKRFAGMGQQVGDRVGFSVRSGIGLVIESRSVA; from the coding sequence ATGAGCAGTCAATTCTCTCTCGGATTATCCGGGCACGACCGTCTCGAAAAGGAACTAGGTGGCGGCATGCCGAAAGGCGCCATCGTCCTCATCGAAGGGGACTACGGTGCCGGAAAGAGCGTGCTGTCACAGCGATTTAGCTACGGCTTCTGCCAGGAAGACACCGTCGTGACGCTCGTCTCGACGGAGTTGGGCGTCCGTGGCTTCCTCGACCAGATGCACTCGTTGTCCTACGACGTCGTCAAGCACCTGCTGAACGAGGAAATCCTGTTCTTACAGGCCGAAATCGACAGTAGTGGTGCGCTCTCCGGCGGCCAACAGGAGCGCAAGCAACTCCTCCGCCGTCTGATGGACGCAGAGACGCTCTGGGACGCAGACGTCATCATCATCGATACGTTCGACGCCATCCTCCGCAACGACCCGCAGTTCGAAGCGCTGGTTCGGCAGAACGAAGAACGACAGGCGGCCCTCGAAATCATCTCGTTCTTCCGCGAGTTGACGACGAAAGGCAAGACCATCATCCTCACCGTCGACCCGTCGTCGGTCGACGAGGGTTCTATCGGGCCGTTCCGGTCTATCGCCGACGTGTACTTCGAACTGGAGATGGTCGAAGTCGGGAACGACGTTCGCCGGAACATCTTCGTGAAGCGGTTCGCGGGGATGGGCCAGCAGGTCGGTGACCGCGTCGGGTTCTCGGTGCGGTCGGGAATCGGGCTCGTCATCGAGTCCAGGAGTGTGGCATAG
- a CDS encoding CARDB domain-containing protein, giving the protein MADISVPSLILFIASIVVAAGVAGVLIDTVTGISSSVDERGGDVSTEIRTDIEIISDPESSVYDTGSGTLTVYVKNTGLRTLPATSGGFDVIVDSQYRSQSDVAVSVVDGTEWRPSNVVELEITNLTLTQSADHRLNVVVDGDEEVFEFYVP; this is encoded by the coding sequence ATGGCAGACATCTCCGTTCCGAGCCTCATCTTGTTCATCGCCAGCATCGTCGTCGCGGCAGGTGTCGCCGGTGTGCTCATCGATACGGTGACTGGAATCAGTAGCTCGGTAGACGAGCGTGGCGGTGACGTGAGTACGGAAATCCGAACGGACATCGAAATCATCAGCGACCCCGAGAGCAGCGTCTACGATACCGGTAGCGGCACGCTGACCGTGTACGTCAAAAACACCGGGTTGCGGACGCTCCCAGCGACGAGTGGCGGGTTCGATGTCATCGTCGATTCACAGTACCGCTCCCAGTCTGACGTGGCCGTGAGCGTCGTGGACGGCACGGAGTGGCGTCCAAGCAACGTCGTTGAACTGGAGATAACCAACCTCACCCTCACGCAATCCGCCGACCACCGACTGAACGTCGTCGTCGACGGTGACGAGGAGGTGTTCGAATTCTACGTACCATGA
- a CDS encoding fla cluster protein FlaF, protein MGFGVSGSTAIIFLGVLIATGTLYTATSHAAENLVEAQDADAELALERKNTDISITNATYDSGNSTLTVNVTNTGAQTLAVDETTLLVNNTYTATPSANTTVDGVESTNLWHPGGNLSITVSSPSSPSRVKIVTGSGIASTEGVN, encoded by the coding sequence ATGGGATTCGGTGTTAGCGGTTCGACCGCGATTATCTTCCTGGGCGTCCTCATCGCGACGGGGACGCTCTACACAGCGACGTCTCACGCTGCAGAGAACTTGGTCGAGGCCCAAGACGCAGACGCAGAGTTGGCCCTCGAACGAAAGAACACTGATATTTCCATCACGAACGCGACGTACGATTCCGGGAACTCGACCCTCACCGTGAACGTCACGAACACCGGTGCACAGACGCTCGCAGTCGACGAGACGACGTTACTCGTCAACAACACCTACACGGCCACGCCGTCGGCCAACACGACTGTGGACGGAGTGGAGTCGACAAACTTGTGGCACCCCGGTGGAAACCTTTCCATAACAGTGTCCTCGCCCAGTTCACCCTCCCGTGTGAAAATCGTCACCGGTTCTGGCATCGCCTCGACGGAGGGAGTGAACTAG
- a CDS encoding flagella accessory protein C, whose product MSPPSKMEQTDDSKTADAGDEAETKEQHMSSDDGLGFEEGIDDLSDEFGDFGDDLDDGFDDDDFGGFDGGNNEELAELEDRVGELENEVSAISSGMNTVREENKQIGETVEELEDTIRKLLDIYEMVTRGINPFVDDAREMGGLDGGGSFGLFEAEAEDEEHLDPEVANAEAETFFDDDFGELDAETGEKEAELAAEDELTDAERQSPAEALDDDFSEETDEDDDSDAGTAGGASFDDLKQEYEESGGWDDEEEEEAAEEAEEAAELEEPALAEDTLDELEDDPADDAGELDEQVEEVTDEPEDESDDLEKTLDELEAEYASAAMAKEELTESDEEDDSDASATIDEPTESVEEPFEPVVVESNAYLTQLPASYVSEVLVLEWAEHLVSVGGALGASRALRQYREQEWISRHVENELNAHVGQIAAAMDSEEDTELRIEDHQTSLAYVSRLAEGVPAGRLFEELVAYGGEIDGIRC is encoded by the coding sequence CTGTCTCCTCCGAGCAAGATGGAACAGACAGACGATTCGAAGACGGCCGACGCCGGGGACGAAGCTGAAACAAAAGAACAACATATGTCATCAGACGATGGACTTGGCTTCGAGGAGGGTATAGACGACCTCTCCGACGAGTTTGGTGACTTCGGCGACGACCTCGACGATGGATTCGACGACGACGACTTCGGCGGATTCGACGGCGGAAACAACGAGGAACTCGCAGAACTCGAGGACCGCGTAGGAGAACTCGAGAACGAAGTGAGCGCCATCTCGTCAGGGATGAACACCGTCCGCGAAGAGAACAAACAGATAGGCGAAACCGTCGAGGAACTCGAAGACACCATTCGAAAACTCCTCGACATCTACGAGATGGTCACCCGCGGTATCAACCCGTTCGTCGACGACGCCCGCGAGATGGGCGGCCTCGACGGTGGTGGCTCGTTCGGTCTCTTCGAGGCAGAAGCAGAAGACGAAGAGCACCTCGACCCCGAGGTCGCGAACGCGGAGGCCGAGACGTTCTTCGACGACGATTTCGGCGAACTCGACGCCGAGACTGGCGAGAAAGAAGCAGAACTCGCCGCCGAAGACGAACTCACCGATGCAGAGCGTCAGAGCCCTGCGGAAGCACTGGACGATGACTTCAGCGAAGAAACTGACGAGGACGACGACTCGGACGCCGGAACCGCCGGTGGCGCGAGCTTCGACGACCTCAAACAAGAGTACGAAGAGTCCGGTGGTTGGGACGACGAGGAAGAAGAAGAAGCGGCCGAAGAAGCCGAAGAAGCGGCCGAACTCGAAGAACCTGCACTCGCCGAAGACACGCTCGACGAACTCGAAGACGACCCGGCAGACGACGCTGGCGAACTCGACGAACAGGTCGAAGAAGTCACGGACGAACCCGAGGACGAATCGGACGACTTGGAAAAGACTCTCGACGAACTGGAAGCCGAGTACGCCTCCGCGGCGATGGCCAAAGAGGAACTTACGGAATCCGACGAGGAAGACGACTCCGACGCGTCGGCGACCATCGACGAACCGACCGAATCTGTCGAAGAACCCTTCGAGCCAGTCGTGGTCGAGTCGAACGCGTACCTCACGCAGTTGCCTGCGAGTTACGTCTCCGAAGTGCTCGTCCTCGAGTGGGCCGAGCACCTCGTCTCGGTCGGCGGTGCACTCGGTGCCTCTCGTGCACTCCGGCAGTACCGCGAACAGGAGTGGATTTCGCGCCACGTCGAGAACGAACTGAACGCCCACGTCGGGCAAATCGCAGCAGCGATGGACAGCGAAGAAGACACCGAACTTCGCATCGAGGACCACCAGACGAGCCTCGCGTACGTCAGCCGACTCGCGGAAGGCGTTCCTGCGGGGCGTCTGTTCGAAGAGCTCGTCGCCTACGGAGGGGAAATCGATGGGATTCGGTGTTAG
- a CDS encoding RAD55 family ATPase — protein sequence MTELVKTGVEGLDSILNGGIVKDAAVLISGNPGTGKSILGLQYLYNGVDQFDEGGLYLTFEEAEDDIRQAAESIGFDRWHEYVESGQIKVYDKRTLLRDGDFSSTLDRILDDLQDTSYDRLVLDSLTMFQLFFDDEKEQRQYLLKFIDILKDSGLTSLLTTEQSAIFPETDIGLENFLTDGNIYLIQSPAGATSNRYIWVAKMRKQSIKNSMFPLEIAHGGIKIYEQAAGFSMVGESPPWFGEETE from the coding sequence ATGACAGAACTAGTCAAGACCGGTGTCGAAGGGCTCGATTCGATCCTGAACGGTGGTATCGTGAAGGACGCCGCAGTACTCATCAGCGGCAACCCAGGGACAGGAAAGAGTATTCTTGGGTTGCAGTACCTCTACAACGGCGTCGACCAGTTCGACGAAGGTGGGTTGTACCTGACGTTCGAAGAGGCTGAAGACGACATCCGGCAAGCGGCGGAATCTATCGGGTTCGACCGCTGGCACGAGTACGTCGAATCCGGCCAGATCAAAGTCTACGACAAGCGGACGCTCCTTCGTGACGGCGACTTCTCCTCGACGCTCGACCGCATCCTCGACGACCTCCAAGACACCAGCTACGACCGACTCGTCCTCGACTCGCTCACGATGTTCCAACTCTTCTTCGACGACGAGAAGGAACAACGACAGTATCTCCTGAAGTTCATCGACATCCTGAAAGACAGCGGCCTCACGTCGCTGCTGACGACAGAACAGTCCGCAATCTTCCCGGAGACGGACATCGGCCTCGAGAACTTCCTCACCGACGGGAACATCTACCTCATCCAGAGTCCTGCCGGCGCGACGAGCAACCGGTACATCTGGGTGGCCAAGATGCGCAAACAGAGCATCAAGAACTCGATGTTCCCACTGGAGATTGCACACGGTGGAATCAAGATATACGAGCAAGCGGCGGGCTTCTCGATGGTCGGCGAATCGCCGCCGTGGTTCGGCGAAGAGACCGAATAA
- a CDS encoding archaellin/type IV pilin N-terminal domain-containing protein, which translates to MFNKLTNDDRGQVGIGTLIVFIAMVLVAAIAAGVLVNTAGFLQATAEDAGQQSVNKVTNRVEVLNTHGTVGAEDDIDNITMTVRLAAGSDAVDMNETSIKYLSGDNVVTLTNQTTGDGDGTAAQTPDQDEFGLVEVTDDDTSFGVLNSMNDRYEVLIAPSAIEDGNTDLAGGLSTGEQVTLEITSRTGGTTQVILTMPQQLAGKKQGEPVEL; encoded by the coding sequence ATGTTCAACAAACTCACTAACGACGACCGCGGTCAGGTCGGTATCGGTACGCTCATCGTCTTCATCGCGATGGTCCTGGTCGCTGCAATCGCAGCGGGTGTCCTCGTGAACACGGCTGGCTTCTTGCAGGCCACCGCCGAGGACGCTGGACAGCAATCTGTGAACAAGGTCACGAACCGCGTCGAAGTCCTCAACACGCACGGGACGGTCGGCGCTGAAGACGACATCGACAACATCACCATGACGGTCCGTCTCGCAGCAGGGTCCGACGCTGTGGACATGAACGAGACGTCTATCAAGTACCTCAGCGGGGACAACGTCGTCACGCTGACGAACCAGACGACGGGCGACGGTGATGGTACGGCGGCCCAGACCCCTGACCAAGACGAGTTCGGTCTCGTCGAAGTCACGGACGACGACACGTCGTTCGGTGTGCTCAACAGCATGAACGACCGCTACGAAGTCCTCATCGCCCCGTCGGCCATCGAGGACGGTAACACCGACCTTGCTGGTGGTCTCTCGACCGGTGAACAGGTCACCCTCGAGATTACCTCCCGCACCGGTGGTACGACGCAGGTCATCCTGACGATGCCGCAGCAGCTCGCCGGAAAGAAACAAGGCGAACCGGTCGAACTGTAA
- the flgA1 gene encoding flagellin A1 — protein MFENITEDRGQVGIGTLIVFIAMVLVAAIAAGVLVNTAGFLQATAEDAGQESVNKVTNRVDVVNAHGLVNKTGEERKVDQIYLTVRLAAGSGSVSLEDTTVKYLSGTTAETLTYNDTNDANDQADPTNLTTGQNFTAGVLEDSDGSFEVLNEQSDRAELIINTSVVEGATVNGTATGETVKLDITSRNGGTTQVILTMPQQLAGKDNNDPIAL, from the coding sequence ATGTTCGAAAACATAACTGAAGACCGGGGTCAGGTCGGTATCGGGACCCTCATCGTCTTCATTGCGATGGTTTTGGTCGCCGCAATCGCGGCGGGCGTCCTCGTTAACACGGCTGGCTTCTTGCAGGCCACCGCCGAGGACGCTGGACAGGAATCTGTGAACAAGGTCACGAACCGCGTCGACGTCGTCAACGCACACGGTCTCGTGAACAAGACCGGTGAAGAACGGAAAGTCGACCAGATTTACCTCACCGTTCGCCTCGCTGCAGGTTCCGGTAGTGTCTCACTCGAAGACACCACTGTCAAATACCTCAGCGGAACGACCGCGGAGACGCTGACGTACAACGACACGAACGACGCGAACGACCAGGCGGACCCAACGAACCTGACCACGGGTCAGAACTTCACCGCTGGTGTCCTCGAAGACTCTGACGGTTCGTTCGAAGTCCTCAACGAACAGTCTGACCGCGCGGAACTCATCATCAACACGTCCGTCGTCGAAGGCGCCACTGTCAACGGCACGGCCACGGGTGAGACGGTCAAGCTCGACATCACGAGCCGAAACGGTGGCACGACGCAGGTCATCCTGACGATGCCCCAGCAGCTCGCGGGCAAGGACAACAACGACCCAATCGCACTATAA